In Rhipicephalus microplus isolate Deutch F79 chromosome 7, USDA_Rmic, whole genome shotgun sequence, one genomic interval encodes:
- the LOC142767149 gene encoding transcription factor Adf-1-like, protein MDSLASDDLLIEEGRRRPLLYDQHLKTYRDKQLQRDAWEQVSTVLGQSVPDIEHRWHSLRQKFLRLRKAYVKSRSGSDAVKKKWALFDNLMFLNDAIQSRILCLVWKEDPVICHRKYDLQMRLPQAVTQARRQRHFFSQCIWTAAKIPIELATIHLAKLHTS, encoded by the exons ATGGATTCGCTTGCTAGCGACGATTTATTAATAGAAGAAGGGCGCCGGCGACCGTTGCTGTACGACCAGCATTTGAAGACGTACCGGGATAAACAACTTCAGCGAGATGCATGGGAGCAGGTGTCCACAGTACTCGGACAAAGCG TGCCTGATATTGAACATCGATGGCACAGCCTCCGACAGAAGTTTCTCCGGCTTCGGAAGGCGTACGTGAAATCCAGAAGCGGCTCCGACGCCGTAAAGAAGAAATGGGCCCTCTTCGACAACCTCATGTTCCTCAACGACGCCATCCAGAGCAGAA taCTGTGTCTAGTATGGAAGGAGGACCCCGTCATTTGCCACCGGAAGTACGACCTCCAAATGCGTTTACCCCAAGCAGTAACTCAAGCACGTCGGCAGAGGCACTTCTTCAGTCAATGTATATGGACAGCAGCGAAGATACCGATCGAACTCGCGACAATCCACTTGGCCAAGCTGCATACGTCTTAG